In Luteitalea sp. TBR-22, one genomic interval encodes:
- a CDS encoding amidohydrolase family protein encodes MPRIACRLLSLLVVVLLLPQAPMAQTRAQNDKAAADAVKNKSLPLITERTLSFTTSEATWLSLDLSPDGKTIVFELLGDLYTLPITGGEATRITSGQAYDMQPAFSPDGSTLVFISDRNGSENVWVANADGTKPRALTTTERENYMSPTWTPDGEYVIAAKGSQLWLYHKGGGSGVQMTGAGARPAAAATPGPTPGGPATPAILGPAFGKDPDSLWVNVRGTVRPGLPTRLIDLDESRADFDPHTLRSNPRVVGQYQVAQLDRKTGRLLVRTHEHTGAFRPVPSPDGKWLVYSTRHDARQALKLLDLATGEDRWLRMDVQRDDSQGGGARDRDVYPNSAFTPDSSALITSYDGKLWRVAVPSGEAVEIPFTAKVDQRMGPLVTFDYKIDDEKLRVSQIRGARPSPDGTRVVFTALDRLWIADLPQGRGTTKEKPADADKKPDAEAGTATGATPPGPPASATPAAGTPAATAAGGGTSTAVAQVAATPPAAPVAEVPPAPIPTIRNARRLTDGTDVEHGPVWSPDGQFIAYVTWNDEEGGHIRRVRADGSGQPERLTSATAFYDRIAYSKDGLRLIGVRGSRMHRLRTLEDFGNHSGAAELEYVWLPATGGAVTRIAWAGGGSTQEGREAPHVGPDPDRIYVWAGSEGLVSMRYDGTDITTVVKVTAPAPPPLPDAPPGPPPTPDEVVLSPDGTRALVRANRNVYMITVPPVTGTAPTVSAASSSSVPTWRVTKVGGDFIGWTADSTRAYFSIGRSFFLHDIAMQAEVDLANRVKAETEAERAAATGTAPAAAAPAPGPAPAATPASDKAADAKPAAPPKPPTIEYQPHRVDVELIVDKDKPKGVIALRNARLITMKGDEVIARGDIVITDNRITAIGPRGKVAIPAGAVVRDLAGKTVMPGLVDIHAHTWVAWGVHRNQVSQFLAQLAFGVTTQRDPQTSSEDALTYQDLMDTGQLIGPRLYSTGPGIFAADNIRSLEDARDALRRYSDHYNTKTIKQYLVGDRKVRQWVIMAAKELGLTPTTEGGSNFTMNLTLMQDGYSGLEHSLPISPFFTDVVKLGAGSGITYTPTLIVSYGGPIGRQHYLTNGTTLDADPRLRRFTPHEELDSWRNTDWHREDQYVFPLHARQLAKWTEGGGKVGLGSHGEVQGMGVHWELWMMASGGMTPHRVLRAATIDSASAIGFGKELGSLEVGKLADLLVLDANPLDDIKNTFKLAEVMKNGRLYDAATLDETYPRRKALGPQWWWKLEPPAPASATASGQASAPAAAKTRTGGK; translated from the coding sequence TCGTCGTCGTGCTCCTCCTGCCACAGGCGCCGATGGCGCAAACACGCGCGCAGAACGACAAGGCCGCCGCCGACGCGGTCAAGAACAAGAGCCTGCCGCTCATCACCGAACGGACGCTCTCGTTCACGACGTCGGAGGCCACCTGGCTCTCGCTCGACCTCTCGCCCGACGGCAAGACGATCGTCTTCGAGCTGCTCGGCGACCTCTACACGCTGCCGATCACCGGCGGCGAGGCGACGCGCATCACCAGCGGCCAGGCCTACGACATGCAGCCGGCCTTCTCGCCCGACGGCAGCACGCTGGTGTTCATCAGCGACCGCAATGGCTCCGAGAACGTGTGGGTCGCCAACGCCGATGGCACCAAGCCGCGCGCCCTCACGACGACCGAGCGCGAGAACTACATGTCGCCGACCTGGACGCCCGACGGCGAGTACGTGATCGCGGCCAAGGGCTCGCAGCTCTGGCTCTACCACAAAGGTGGCGGCAGCGGCGTGCAGATGACCGGCGCCGGCGCGCGCCCGGCGGCGGCCGCCACGCCAGGCCCGACACCTGGCGGCCCGGCCACGCCGGCCATCCTCGGCCCGGCCTTTGGCAAGGATCCCGACTCGCTGTGGGTGAACGTCCGTGGCACGGTACGCCCGGGGCTGCCGACGCGCCTGATCGACCTCGACGAATCGCGCGCCGACTTCGACCCGCACACGCTCCGCAGCAATCCCCGCGTCGTCGGCCAGTACCAGGTCGCGCAGCTCGATCGGAAGACGGGACGCCTGCTCGTCCGCACGCACGAGCACACCGGCGCCTTCCGCCCGGTACCGAGCCCCGACGGCAAGTGGCTCGTCTACTCGACCCGTCACGATGCGCGCCAGGCGCTCAAGCTGCTCGACCTGGCTACTGGCGAGGACCGCTGGCTGCGGATGGACGTGCAGCGCGACGACAGCCAGGGCGGCGGCGCGCGCGACCGCGACGTCTACCCGAACTCCGCGTTCACGCCGGACTCGTCGGCCCTGATCACCAGCTACGACGGCAAGCTCTGGCGCGTCGCCGTGCCGAGTGGAGAGGCCGTCGAGATTCCCTTCACCGCGAAGGTCGACCAGCGCATGGGTCCGCTCGTCACCTTCGACTACAAGATCGACGATGAGAAGCTGCGCGTGTCGCAGATCCGCGGCGCGCGTCCGTCGCCCGACGGCACCCGCGTCGTCTTCACGGCGCTCGACCGCCTGTGGATCGCCGACCTGCCGCAGGGCCGCGGCACGACGAAGGAGAAGCCGGCCGACGCGGACAAGAAACCCGACGCCGAGGCTGGCACCGCGACCGGCGCCACGCCCCCCGGCCCGCCGGCGTCTGCCACGCCCGCGGCAGGAACGCCCGCTGCCACAGCGGCGGGGGGCGGCACGTCCACGGCGGTCGCGCAGGTTGCCGCCACACCACCCGCCGCACCGGTGGCCGAGGTACCCCCGGCCCCGATCCCGACGATTCGCAACGCGCGCCGCCTGACCGACGGCACCGACGTCGAGCACGGGCCCGTGTGGTCGCCCGACGGGCAGTTCATCGCGTACGTCACGTGGAACGACGAGGAAGGCGGCCACATCCGCCGCGTCCGCGCCGACGGCAGCGGACAGCCCGAACGGCTCACGTCGGCAACCGCGTTCTACGACCGCATCGCGTACTCGAAGGACGGCTTGCGGCTCATCGGCGTGCGCGGCTCGAGGATGCACCGCCTGCGCACGCTCGAGGACTTCGGCAACCACAGCGGCGCTGCGGAGCTGGAGTACGTCTGGCTGCCGGCGACGGGTGGCGCCGTCACCCGCATCGCGTGGGCCGGCGGCGGCTCGACGCAGGAAGGTCGCGAGGCGCCGCACGTCGGTCCGGATCCCGACCGCATCTATGTGTGGGCCGGCTCGGAGGGACTGGTGTCGATGCGCTACGACGGCACCGACATCACGACCGTCGTCAAGGTCACCGCGCCCGCGCCACCGCCGCTGCCCGACGCGCCGCCTGGACCGCCGCCGACGCCCGACGAGGTCGTCCTGTCGCCCGACGGCACGCGCGCGCTCGTCCGCGCCAACCGCAACGTCTACATGATCACGGTACCGCCCGTCACCGGGACTGCCCCGACCGTGTCAGCGGCCTCTTCCTCGTCGGTGCCGACCTGGCGCGTGACCAAGGTCGGCGGCGACTTCATCGGCTGGACCGCCGACAGCACGCGCGCGTACTTCTCGATCGGCCGCAGCTTCTTCCTGCACGACATCGCGATGCAGGCCGAGGTCGACCTCGCCAACCGCGTCAAGGCCGAGACCGAGGCCGAGCGGGCCGCCGCCACTGGCACGGCGCCCGCAGCCGCTGCGCCAGCGCCCGGGCCAGCGCCCGCTGCGACGCCCGCGTCCGACAAGGCCGCCGACGCCAAGCCGGCCGCGCCGCCCAAGCCGCCGACAATCGAGTACCAGCCGCATCGCGTCGACGTCGAGCTCATCGTCGACAAGGACAAGCCGAAGGGCGTGATCGCGCTGCGCAACGCACGCCTGATCACGATGAAGGGCGACGAGGTGATCGCGCGTGGCGACATCGTGATCACCGACAACCGGATCACGGCGATCGGCCCGCGCGGCAAGGTCGCAATTCCGGCGGGCGCCGTCGTGCGCGACCTGGCCGGCAAGACGGTCATGCCCGGGCTCGTGGACATCCACGCGCACACGTGGGTGGCGTGGGGCGTGCACCGCAACCAGGTGTCGCAGTTCCTCGCGCAGCTGGCCTTCGGCGTCACCACGCAGCGCGACCCGCAGACCTCGTCGGAGGACGCGCTGACGTACCAGGACCTGATGGACACGGGCCAGCTGATCGGGCCGCGCCTCTACTCGACCGGCCCCGGCATCTTCGCCGCCGACAACATCCGCAGCCTCGAGGACGCGCGCGACGCGCTCCGGCGGTACTCGGATCACTACAACACCAAGACGATCAAGCAGTACCTGGTCGGCGACCGCAAGGTGCGGCAGTGGGTGATCATGGCCGCGAAGGAACTCGGGCTCACGCCGACCACCGAGGGCGGCTCGAACTTCACGATGAACCTGACGCTCATGCAGGACGGCTACTCCGGCCTCGAGCACTCGCTGCCCATCAGCCCGTTCTTCACCGACGTCGTCAAGCTCGGCGCCGGCAGCGGCATCACGTACACGCCGACGCTGATCGTGAGCTATGGCGGCCCGATCGGCCGTCAGCACTACCTGACCAACGGGACGACGCTGGATGCAGACCCGAGGCTGCGTCGCTTCACGCCGCACGAGGAACTCGACAGCTGGCGCAACACCGACTGGCACCGCGAGGACCAGTACGTGTTCCCGCTGCATGCCAGGCAGCTCGCGAAGTGGACCGAGGGTGGCGGCAAGGTCGGCCTCGGCTCGCACGGCGAGGTGCAGGGCATGGGCGTGCACTGGGAGTTGTGGATGATGGCCTCGGGCGGCATGACGCCGCACCGCGTGCTGCGCGCCGCGACCATCGACAGCGCCAGCGCGATCGGCTTCGGCAAGGAACTCGGCTCCCTCGAGGTCGGCAAGCTCGCCGACCTGCTCGTGCTCGACGCCAACCC